In Saccharothrix violaceirubra, the following are encoded in one genomic region:
- a CDS encoding lysozyme: MRPLARVAAVLVSCAGLALVGTAATAAPVVDHAMGSQIVKHEGVATGFAAPAAQAAVEGVDVSSHQGNVAWSTYWGQGKRFAYVKATESTSYKNPYFAQQYNGSYNVGMIRGAYHFALPDKSSGATQADYFVDNGGGWSRDGKTLPGALDMEYNPYGATCYGLGKTAMTAWIKAFSDRYRARTGRWPVIYTSTNWWNQCVSGDFSSTNPLWVARYSSSVGTLPYRWNVHTFWQYTSSPIDQNRFNGAQDRLKALADG; this comes from the coding sequence ATGAGACCACTCGCCCGCGTCGCCGCCGTGCTCGTCTCCTGCGCCGGACTGGCGTTAGTCGGCACCGCCGCCACCGCCGCGCCCGTCGTCGACCACGCGATGGGCTCGCAGATCGTCAAGCACGAAGGCGTGGCCACCGGGTTCGCCGCACCCGCCGCGCAGGCCGCGGTCGAGGGCGTCGACGTCAGCAGCCACCAGGGCAACGTCGCGTGGAGCACCTACTGGGGGCAGGGCAAACGGTTCGCCTACGTGAAGGCGACCGAGAGCACGAGCTACAAGAACCCGTACTTCGCCCAGCAGTACAACGGGTCCTACAACGTCGGCATGATCCGCGGCGCGTACCACTTCGCGTTGCCCGACAAATCGTCCGGCGCGACACAGGCCGACTACTTCGTGGACAACGGCGGCGGGTGGTCGCGTGACGGCAAGACCCTGCCCGGCGCGCTGGACATGGAGTACAACCCGTACGGCGCCACCTGCTACGGGCTGGGCAAGACGGCGATGACGGCGTGGATCAAGGCGTTCAGCGACCGCTACCGCGCCCGCACCGGGCGGTGGCCGGTGATCTACACGTCGACGAACTGGTGGAACCAGTGCGTATCCGGCGACTTCAGCTCCACCAACCCGCTGTGGGTCGCGCGGTACTCGTCGAGCGTCGGCACGCTGCCGTACCGGTGGAACGTCCACACGTTCTGGCAGTACACGTCGTCGCCGATCGACCAGAACAGGTTCAACGGCGCACAGGACCGGCTCAAGGCCCTGGCCGACGGCTGA
- a CDS encoding pentapeptide repeat-containing protein translates to MRKRGLLLSGIAAILVTVATIVVLLLVDPRTGLGEAIKTGGLAGGSIVALYALWLNDRRRRTEEARHDLESVKIADERFARAVEMLGHDADQVRVGAMHALANLARTTPRYKQTVLDVLCAYLRRPFTHEAFTTTPADPDQSGVEQGDQDRERTVRLTAQRLITDLLPWGMDTDPVLYHLDLTGANLEYLRLEGRRVGRLTARRARFHGITAFRGATFGKPVLLSGAIFHGRLDLREARFDGGIAFTDTTFSGRVELSDATVGTFLALAPEPPADVRGTLTLGADVALRTPDQGWPLAKPAGDEPAG, encoded by the coding sequence GTGCGCAAGCGCGGACTGCTGCTCAGCGGCATCGCGGCGATCCTGGTGACGGTGGCGACGATCGTCGTGCTGCTGCTGGTCGACCCGAGGACCGGGTTGGGCGAGGCGATCAAGACCGGCGGGCTCGCGGGCGGGTCGATCGTGGCGCTGTACGCGTTGTGGCTCAACGACCGGCGCAGACGCACCGAGGAGGCCCGGCACGACCTGGAGAGCGTGAAGATCGCCGACGAGCGGTTCGCCCGCGCGGTCGAGATGCTCGGGCACGACGCCGACCAGGTGCGTGTGGGCGCGATGCACGCGTTGGCGAACCTGGCACGCACTACGCCGCGCTACAAGCAGACCGTGCTGGACGTGCTGTGCGCATATCTGCGGAGACCGTTCACGCACGAGGCGTTCACGACGACGCCGGCCGACCCCGACCAGTCCGGGGTCGAGCAGGGCGACCAGGACCGCGAACGCACCGTCCGGCTGACCGCGCAACGCCTGATCACCGACCTGCTGCCGTGGGGGATGGACACCGATCCGGTGCTCTACCACCTGGACCTGACCGGCGCGAACCTGGAGTACCTGCGGTTGGAGGGTCGTCGGGTCGGCCGGTTGACCGCGCGCCGCGCGCGGTTCCACGGCATCACCGCGTTCCGGGGAGCCACGTTCGGCAAGCCCGTGCTGCTGTCCGGCGCGATCTTCCACGGACGCCTGGACCTGCGGGAAGCCCGGTTCGACGGCGGCATCGCGTTCACCGACACGACGTTCTCGGGACGGGTCGAGCTGTCCGACGCGACCGTGGGCACGTTCCTCGCGTTGGCGCCCGAACCGCCCGCGGACGTGCGCGGCACGCTGACGCTCGGCGCCGACGTCGCCCTGCGCACTCCCGACCAGGGCTGGCCCCTGGCGAAACCGGCGGGCGACGAACCGGCCGGGTGA
- a CDS encoding SAM-dependent methyltransferase: MDGVERPAWAPGDIDLGRPSIARVYDYWLGGAHNFAVDRMVADKVLADVPVLKSVILNHRAFLRRAVRFLLDQGIRQFLDLGSGIPTVGNVHEIAQAVDPGARVVYVDIDPVAVAHSRAILTGNPLVNVLQTDVRDAATVLKSPEVLDLLDFDRPIGLLMVALLHFVSDEEDPRGIVASYRDALPDGSYLALSHAGYEPGEWNPAWNEARNTYNRGVSEMTYRPRQEVEALMTGLDLVEPGVARLPLWRPDSPDDVDEGAHRFMSFGVVGRKR; this comes from the coding sequence GTGGACGGCGTTGAGCGCCCCGCGTGGGCGCCCGGAGACATCGACCTGGGACGCCCGAGCATCGCGCGGGTCTACGACTACTGGCTCGGCGGCGCGCACAACTTCGCCGTGGACCGCATGGTGGCGGACAAGGTGCTCGCCGACGTACCGGTCCTGAAATCGGTCATCCTCAACCACCGCGCGTTCCTGCGCCGTGCCGTGCGCTTCCTGCTCGACCAGGGCATCCGGCAGTTCCTCGACCTCGGGTCCGGCATCCCGACCGTCGGCAACGTGCACGAGATCGCGCAGGCCGTCGACCCCGGCGCCCGCGTCGTCTACGTGGACATCGACCCGGTCGCCGTCGCGCACAGCCGGGCCATCCTGACCGGGAACCCGCTGGTGAACGTGCTCCAGACCGACGTGCGCGACGCGGCAACGGTGCTCAAGTCGCCCGAGGTCCTCGACCTGCTCGACTTCGACCGCCCGATCGGCCTGCTGATGGTCGCGCTGCTGCACTTCGTGTCCGACGAGGAGGACCCGCGCGGCATCGTCGCGTCGTACCGGGACGCCCTGCCGGACGGCAGCTACTTGGCGCTCTCGCACGCCGGCTACGAACCGGGCGAGTGGAACCCGGCGTGGAACGAGGCGCGCAACACCTACAACCGGGGCGTCAGCGAGATGACCTACCGGCCCCGGCAGGAGGTCGAGGCGCTGATGACCGGGCTAGACCTCGTGGAGCCCGGCGTCGCCCGGCTTCCCCTGTGGCGACCCGACTCGCCGGACGACGTCGACGAGGGCGCGCACAGGTTCATGAGCTTCGGCGTGGTGGGACGGAAGCGCTGA
- a CDS encoding PPE domain-containing protein yields the protein MGDHRWRGYTHPELHTMINAGPGVAASRPIEDGWKALSETLADIDESIKIGLDKLGATWEGSTADAATAALSPLAQWAADAKQGSDVMKTSAQLQGDYIADARKEMPEPVPVTTAAPSTGDKILGFLGGPSGIAHVVQQQQDHERQEAAQDNAEAKAVQVMNTYQSSSEWNSGTLGEFVPPPKVVIDTPPPATAGEYNSSSANYNTPKTWSAPTDNSGTTNTSWAPPPTGPTVSPVYTPPGNGGGVTNPVWAPPAPTPGPPVTPLPPPVGGPNPTPTPPPVWQPPTPGPNPTPPPGTGPKPPPVGGPGLKPGPAPTPGGPRPLQPSLRPMGPGGGPNPFGPNGQGGLRGGPGGFPGGPGGFAGQGGPGQQLGRGGMAGAGAFGMNAPGAGGPGGASGGRGGAAGAGGMAGGGHGGNGDEDIEHKSADYLVETTDVFGDDRLVAPPVIGEQQ from the coding sequence ATGGGTGACCACCGCTGGCGCGGCTACACACACCCCGAGCTGCACACGATGATCAACGCCGGTCCGGGGGTCGCGGCGTCCCGTCCGATCGAGGACGGCTGGAAGGCCCTGTCCGAGACCCTGGCCGACATCGACGAGTCGATCAAGATCGGGCTCGACAAGCTCGGCGCGACGTGGGAAGGCTCGACGGCCGACGCCGCGACCGCAGCCCTGTCGCCGCTCGCGCAGTGGGCCGCCGACGCCAAGCAGGGCTCCGACGTCATGAAGACTTCCGCGCAGCTCCAAGGCGACTACATCGCGGACGCGCGCAAGGAGATGCCCGAGCCGGTCCCGGTCACGACCGCGGCACCGTCCACCGGGGACAAGATCCTCGGCTTCCTCGGCGGTCCGTCGGGCATCGCGCACGTCGTCCAGCAGCAGCAGGACCACGAACGGCAGGAAGCGGCGCAGGACAACGCCGAGGCCAAGGCCGTCCAGGTGATGAACACCTACCAGTCCAGCAGCGAGTGGAACTCCGGCACGCTGGGCGAGTTCGTCCCGCCGCCGAAGGTCGTCATCGACACCCCGCCGCCCGCGACGGCCGGCGAGTACAACAGCTCCAGCGCGAACTACAACACGCCCAAGACCTGGTCCGCGCCGACCGACAACTCGGGCACCACGAACACCTCGTGGGCACCGCCGCCGACCGGTCCGACGGTCTCCCCGGTCTACACCCCGCCGGGCAACGGCGGTGGCGTGACCAACCCGGTGTGGGCGCCGCCCGCGCCGACGCCCGGTCCGCCCGTCACGCCGCTTCCGCCGCCCGTCGGCGGTCCGAACCCGACGCCGACGCCGCCGCCCGTGTGGCAGCCGCCGACCCCGGGCCCCAACCCGACGCCGCCTCCGGGCACCGGCCCCAAGCCGCCGCCCGTCGGCGGTCCCGGGCTCAAGCCCGGACCGGCGCCGACGCCCGGCGGTCCGCGTCCGCTCCAGCCCTCGCTGCGGCCCATGGGCCCGGGCGGCGGGCCGAACCCGTTCGGCCCCAACGGGCAGGGCGGTCTGCGCGGCGGACCCGGCGGCTTCCCCGGTGGTCCGGGCGGGTTCGCCGGCCAGGGCGGTCCCGGTCAGCAGCTCGGCCGCGGCGGCATGGCCGGCGCGGGCGCGTTCGGGATGAACGCCCCCGGTGCCGGTGGCCCCGGTGGCGCGTCCGGTGGTCGTGGCGGTGCCGCGGGCGCCGGTGGCATGGCCGGTGGCGGTCACGGTGGCAACGGCGACGAGGACATCGAGCACAAGTCCGCCGACTACCTGGTCGAGACGACCGACGTGTTCGGCGACGACCGGCTCGTCGCGCCGCCGGTCATCGGCGAACAGCAGTAG
- a CDS encoding lysozyme has protein sequence MSTRTWTALVAALSLTAPLAPAASALPAGSADHYAGSQIRKHEGTSARADGPPAYTPGSVPGMDVSSHQGDVDWQRPWDDGARFAYVKATEGTTYKNPNFHQQYDGAHAVGMIRGAYHFALPDRSGGAEQADFFVDNGGWWNADGRTLPGAADLEYNPYGDTCYGLDQNAMGAWVKAFSDRVAERTSRFPTIYTSTSWWDRCVGTSVSFGATNPLWVAHYTDVLGDLPNGWDYETIWQWQAAGLFPGDQNLFNGTHDQLTRIAAG, from the coding sequence GTGAGCACCCGCACCTGGACCGCTCTTGTCGCCGCGCTGTCGCTCACCGCACCACTCGCACCGGCCGCGTCGGCGCTGCCCGCCGGGTCCGCCGACCACTACGCGGGTTCGCAGATCCGGAAGCACGAGGGCACGTCGGCACGTGCGGACGGGCCGCCCGCCTACACGCCGGGTTCCGTGCCGGGCATGGACGTCAGCAGCCATCAGGGCGACGTGGACTGGCAGCGGCCGTGGGACGACGGCGCGCGCTTCGCGTACGTGAAGGCGACCGAGGGCACCACGTACAAGAACCCGAACTTCCACCAGCAGTACGACGGCGCGCACGCGGTCGGCATGATCCGCGGTGCGTACCACTTCGCGCTGCCCGACCGGTCCGGCGGCGCCGAGCAGGCGGACTTCTTCGTGGACAACGGGGGTTGGTGGAACGCGGACGGCCGCACGCTGCCCGGCGCCGCGGACCTGGAGTACAACCCTTACGGGGACACGTGTTACGGCCTGGACCAGAACGCGATGGGCGCGTGGGTCAAGGCGTTCAGCGACCGCGTCGCCGAGCGCACGTCGCGTTTCCCGACGATCTACACGTCCACGAGTTGGTGGGACCGGTGCGTCGGCACGTCCGTCTCCTTCGGAGCGACGAACCCGTTGTGGGTCGCGCACTACACGGACGTACTGGGCGACCTGCCGAACGGCTGGGACTACGAAACCATCTGGCAGTGGCAGGCGGCGGGCCTGTTCCCCGGCGACCAGAACCTCTTCAACGGCACGCACGACCAGCTCACCCGCATCGCCGCCGGGTGA
- a CDS encoding transcriptional regulator codes for MFIADGGGGSTQAPIPEYSGSQQKLSVDPSAIPEARKVFAEALGRLENTLNGALQGIQARNWAGDPVSKETADKFNENTFGAGDSAAFSAIVAYRNQLQGVVDQLTAIEADYRAVEGDNTAAWGRVNNG; via the coding sequence GTGTTCATCGCGGACGGTGGTGGAGGGTCCACGCAGGCCCCGATCCCCGAGTACAGCGGGAGTCAGCAGAAGCTGAGCGTCGATCCTTCGGCGATCCCCGAGGCGCGCAAGGTGTTCGCCGAGGCTCTTGGCCGACTCGAGAACACGCTCAACGGCGCGCTCCAAGGCATCCAGGCGCGGAACTGGGCAGGTGACCCGGTCAGCAAGGAAACCGCGGACAAGTTCAACGAGAACACCTTCGGTGCCGGCGACTCCGCGGCCTTCTCCGCGATCGTCGCCTACCGCAATCAGCTTCAGGGCGTGGTCGACCAACTCACCGCCATCGAAGCGGACTACCGCGCCGTCGAGGGCGACAACACCGCGGCCTGGGGCCGCGTCAACAACGGCTGA
- a CDS encoding DUF3558 domain-containing protein — translation MRRALPFLAAALVLTACAESTPGTPSAGSAPTTTASGSSQPSGSAKPSTSATPKKRPKTINIKDVDPCTLLTDAQRAKLGLGGTPTKQTDDEGYQECTVSREDHKYLTGMTVYPDRGVEYYSGGAKTPEPIEIAGFPALKMASSMPLGDSCAVVVDVSDGQVVSSDVMAFGALKGDAVCEPTLKTVTEVVATLVAK, via the coding sequence ATGCGTCGTGCCCTGCCGTTCCTCGCCGCCGCACTCGTGCTCACCGCGTGCGCCGAGTCCACTCCGGGCACGCCGTCCGCCGGCAGCGCGCCGACGACCACCGCGAGCGGGTCGTCGCAGCCGTCGGGTTCGGCCAAGCCCTCGACGTCCGCGACGCCGAAGAAGCGGCCCAAGACGATCAACATCAAGGACGTCGACCCGTGCACCCTGCTGACCGACGCCCAGCGCGCGAAGTTGGGTCTTGGTGGCACGCCGACCAAACAGACCGACGATGAGGGATACCAGGAGTGCACGGTGAGTCGTGAGGACCACAAGTACCTCACCGGCATGACCGTCTACCCGGACCGGGGTGTCGAGTACTACAGCGGTGGGGCGAAGACACCGGAACCAATTGAGATCGCCGGATTCCCCGCGTTGAAGATGGCGAGTTCCATGCCGCTGGGCGATTCCTGCGCGGTCGTCGTCGACGTGTCCGACGGTCAAGTGGTCTCGTCCGACGTGATGGCGTTCGGCGCGTTGAAGGGCGACGCCGTGTGCGAGCCGACCTTGAAGACCGTCACCGAAGTGGTCGCGACTCTGGTAGCGAAGTAG
- a CDS encoding pentapeptide repeat-containing protein has protein sequence MGQLWIAGCVVIVTAVVLASLSLRRRGSMLPATLLGSIGLFLLVTGWLFAVDPNAPKNEAIKTGGLAGGAVVALYALWLNDRRRRTDEERQAIETRRHELENARAEHDRSRVADERFARAIELLGHETEQVRSGALHALAGLARNRDEYRQTVLDVLCAYLRRPFRRGKSDDPELQVRHTAQLLINNLLPGLRDADAQHHVLNLTGAYLEYFDISERQVGTLLVRGATFSHSTSFRGLVVHGDAYFTESKCKGRLRLDNAVFHGKAWFSKVDASEGEVVLTGARFLGETKFAGSTGLGRD, from the coding sequence GTGGGTCAACTCTGGATCGCCGGCTGCGTCGTGATCGTGACAGCCGTCGTGCTCGCCTCCCTGTCGCTGCGTCGGCGCGGCAGCATGCTCCCCGCCACGCTACTCGGCTCGATCGGCCTGTTCCTGCTGGTCACGGGCTGGCTGTTCGCCGTGGACCCGAACGCGCCGAAGAACGAGGCGATCAAGACCGGTGGCCTGGCCGGCGGCGCGGTCGTCGCGCTGTACGCGTTGTGGCTCAACGACCGGCGCAGACGCACCGACGAGGAACGCCAGGCGATCGAGACGCGCCGGCACGAGTTGGAGAACGCGCGGGCCGAGCACGACCGGTCCCGCGTGGCCGACGAACGGTTCGCGCGCGCCATCGAACTGCTCGGGCACGAGACCGAGCAGGTGCGGTCGGGGGCGTTGCACGCGCTGGCCGGCCTGGCACGCAACCGCGACGAGTACCGGCAGACCGTGCTGGACGTCCTGTGCGCCTACCTGCGGCGGCCGTTCCGGCGCGGCAAGTCCGACGACCCCGAGCTGCAGGTGCGGCACACCGCGCAACTCCTGATCAACAACCTGCTCCCGGGCCTGCGGGACGCCGACGCGCAGCACCACGTCCTCAATCTCACCGGTGCCTACCTGGAGTACTTCGACATCTCGGAACGGCAGGTCGGCACACTGCTGGTGCGCGGCGCGACGTTCTCGCACTCCACGTCGTTCCGCGGGCTCGTGGTGCACGGCGACGCGTACTTCACCGAGTCGAAGTGCAAGGGTCGGCTGCGGCTGGACAACGCGGTCTTCCACGGGAAAGCGTGGTTCAGCAAGGTCGACGCGTCCGAGGGCGAGGTCGTCCTGACCGGCGCCCGCTTCCTGGGCGAGACCAAGTTCGCCGGTTCGACCGGCCTGGGGAGGGACTGA
- a CDS encoding DUF3558 domain-containing protein has protein sequence MRRALPFLAAALVLTACAESTPGTPSAGSAPTTTASGSSQPSGSAKPSTSATPKKRPKTINIKDVDPCTLLAASARQQLGLDAEPKATRNDLYRSPACDVGRRDFKYSVQIVTVTTVGLNWYFDGSFDVEPTAAEIGGFPGVYATNAKNPFHCYAAIDVSDGQMVDVLASSLGQNLKPDQLCELARNAATEVVATLMK, from the coding sequence ATGCGTCGTGCCCTGCCGTTCCTCGCCGCCGCACTCGTGCTCACCGCGTGCGCCGAGTCCACTCCGGGCACGCCGTCCGCCGGCAGCGCGCCGACGACCACCGCGAGCGGGTCGTCGCAGCCGTCGGGTTCGGCCAAGCCCTCGACGTCCGCGACGCCGAAGAAGCGGCCCAAGACGATCAACATCAAGGACGTCGACCCGTGCACCCTGCTTGCCGCGTCCGCGCGGCAACAGTTGGGGTTGGACGCGGAGCCCAAAGCTACGCGGAACGACCTCTACCGGTCGCCTGCCTGCGACGTCGGACGGCGGGACTTCAAGTACTCGGTGCAGATCGTCACGGTGACGACAGTGGGCTTGAACTGGTACTTCGACGGCAGCTTCGACGTCGAACCCACTGCCGCGGAGATCGGCGGATTCCCCGGGGTCTACGCGACCAACGCGAAGAACCCGTTCCACTGCTACGCGGCGATCGACGTCTCGGACGGGCAGATGGTCGACGTGCTGGCGTCGAGCCTGGGGCAGAACCTGAAGCCCGACCAGTTGTGCGAACTCGCCCGGAACGCGGCCACCGAGGTCGTGGCCACGCTCATGAAGTGA
- a CDS encoding sterol carrier family protein codes for MPAVDPQEMRDAVALVLPWLTGEAEKPDRKVLAAAVRLSLRTLEQSAPGRSVEVRVPPFAAVQCVPGPRHTRGTPPNVIETDPRTWLELATGRLDWAAALDDFRVTASGSRADLSTYLPVVRF; via the coding sequence ATGCCCGCGGTCGACCCGCAGGAGATGCGCGACGCCGTCGCGCTCGTCCTCCCCTGGCTCACCGGCGAGGCGGAGAAACCCGACCGCAAAGTTCTCGCCGCCGCCGTGCGCCTGAGCCTGCGCACCCTGGAGCAAAGCGCACCGGGCCGCAGCGTGGAGGTCCGCGTGCCGCCCTTCGCGGCCGTGCAATGCGTGCCCGGCCCACGCCACACCCGCGGCACCCCGCCCAACGTGATCGAGACGGATCCCCGCACCTGGCTCGAACTCGCGACCGGCCGCCTGGACTGGGCCGCGGCGTTGGACGACTTCCGGGTCACCGCGTCGGGCAGCCGCGCCGACCTGTCGACCTACCTTCCCGTGGTGAGGTTCTGA
- a CDS encoding putative bifunctional diguanylate cyclase/phosphodiesterase produces the protein MTEQVDHRVVGPGRSNLDPAVLAGAESFARTWATAVIGSSYVPMTRTEVAEHLRSLTEVLVHALHASPFRTAPGYEIGARLVEAHFTGTDTLGRTVQLLGDDLLSELGIPQDELMRSRLAALQGALSAGYARALRERTLAEQEAIRAAVLDARDQAEAALRASEARFRAMFTDAAIGIGIADIEGRILDVNQALQEMLGFGVEEMRQYNIRDLMHPEDGTAVWRLYDQLTAGELDHYRAEKRFRRADGEQVWTHLTLSLVRDDHGEPQYQVAMIEDVTERHLLQNRLRYQALHDPLTGLPNRALFLERLSRVFHNGESARAGLCYLDLDGFKVINDSLGHDVGDQLLVEVGRRLDHSVSGPGKLVARMGGDEFVILVEGSRDTRDIVDVADRVLRELESPIRIAGHELTVSASIGIVERELPGTTAADLMRDADITLYWAKADGKSRWALYDPERNAREVARFTLSATMPAALERDEFYVDYQPLVRLEDSVVVGVEALVRWQHPEFGRLAPDRFIELAEETGLIVPLGRWVLRRACEQAKRWREEFGEAAPFVSVNLAVRQSRDPELVRDVKRILDECVLPPNQLQLELTESAIMGTADEPLEALRVLSDMGVRIAIDDFGTGYSNLAYLKHLPVHELKIAGSFMEGLRAEDEEDAVDMAIVSTLVRLAHALELGVTAEGVETPAQAKRLHRLGCDTGQGWFFAKPMKPHEIDELLRR, from the coding sequence ATGACGGAACAGGTTGACCATCGGGTGGTTGGGCCAGGCCGATCGAACCTCGACCCCGCGGTTCTCGCCGGGGCGGAGTCGTTCGCGCGGACCTGGGCCACCGCGGTCATCGGCAGCAGCTACGTGCCGATGACCCGGACCGAGGTCGCCGAGCACCTGAGGTCGTTGACCGAGGTGCTCGTGCACGCGTTGCACGCGTCGCCGTTCCGCACCGCACCGGGTTACGAGATCGGCGCCCGCCTGGTCGAGGCGCACTTCACCGGCACCGACACGCTCGGCCGCACGGTCCAGCTCCTCGGCGACGACCTGCTGTCCGAATTGGGCATACCGCAGGACGAACTGATGCGATCGCGGCTGGCCGCGTTGCAGGGCGCGCTGTCCGCCGGGTACGCGCGGGCCCTGCGCGAACGGACCCTGGCCGAGCAGGAGGCCATCCGCGCGGCCGTGCTCGACGCCCGCGACCAGGCCGAGGCCGCGCTGAGGGCGTCCGAGGCGCGGTTTCGCGCCATGTTCACCGACGCGGCCATCGGCATCGGCATCGCCGACATCGAGGGCCGCATCCTGGACGTCAACCAGGCGTTGCAGGAGATGCTGGGCTTCGGCGTCGAGGAGATGCGGCAGTACAACATCCGCGACCTCATGCACCCGGAGGACGGCACCGCGGTCTGGCGGCTCTACGACCAGCTCACCGCGGGCGAACTCGACCACTACCGGGCCGAGAAGCGCTTCCGCCGCGCCGACGGCGAGCAGGTGTGGACGCACCTGACGCTGTCGCTCGTGCGCGACGACCACGGCGAACCCCAGTACCAGGTGGCGATGATCGAGGACGTCACCGAACGCCACCTGCTCCAGAACCGCCTGCGCTACCAGGCGTTGCACGACCCGTTGACCGGCCTGCCCAACCGCGCGCTGTTCCTCGAACGGCTCAGCCGCGTGTTCCACAACGGCGAGAGCGCCCGCGCGGGCCTGTGCTACCTGGACCTCGACGGGTTCAAGGTGATCAACGACAGCCTCGGGCACGACGTCGGAGACCAGCTCCTCGTCGAGGTCGGCCGGCGTCTGGACCACTCGGTGTCCGGGCCGGGCAAGCTCGTGGCGCGCATGGGCGGCGACGAGTTCGTGATCCTGGTCGAGGGGTCCCGTGACACGCGCGACATCGTGGACGTCGCCGACCGCGTGCTGCGCGAGCTGGAGTCCCCGATCCGCATCGCCGGGCACGAGCTGACCGTGTCCGCGTCCATCGGCATCGTCGAGCGCGAACTGCCCGGCACCACGGCCGCGGACCTGATGCGCGACGCGGACATCACGCTGTACTGGGCCAAAGCCGACGGCAAGTCCCGGTGGGCGCTGTACGACCCGGAGCGCAACGCCCGCGAGGTCGCCCGGTTCACCCTGTCCGCGACCATGCCGGCGGCGTTGGAACGCGACGAGTTCTACGTGGACTACCAGCCACTGGTCCGGCTGGAGGACAGCGTGGTCGTGGGCGTGGAGGCCCTGGTCCGCTGGCAGCACCCCGAGTTCGGGCGGCTCGCGCCGGACCGGTTCATCGAACTGGCCGAGGAGACCGGCCTGATCGTGCCGTTGGGCCGGTGGGTGCTGCGCCGGGCGTGCGAGCAGGCGAAGCGGTGGCGTGAGGAGTTCGGCGAGGCCGCGCCGTTCGTGTCGGTGAACCTGGCCGTGCGGCAGTCCCGCGACCCGGAGCTGGTCCGGGACGTGAAGCGCATCCTCGACGAGTGCGTGCTGCCGCCCAACCAGCTCCAGCTCGAACTGACCGAGAGCGCCATCATGGGCACGGCGGACGAACCGCTGGAGGCCCTGCGCGTGCTGTCGGACATGGGCGTGCGGATCGCCATCGACGACTTCGGCACCGGCTACTCGAACCTGGCCTACCTCAAGCACCTGCCCGTGCACGAACTGAAGATCGCGGGCTCGTTCATGGAGGGGCTGCGCGCCGAGGACGAGGAGGACGCGGTCGACATGGCGATCGTGTCGACGCTCGTGCGCCTGGCACACGCCCTGGAGCTGGGTGTGACGGCCGAGGGCGTGGAAACGCCGGCGCAGGCCAAACGCCTGCACCGGCTCGGCTGCGACACCGGGCAGGGCTGGTTCTTCGCCAAGCCCATGAAGCCGCACGAGATCGACGAGCTGCTGCGGCGTTAG
- a CDS encoding ESX secretion-associated protein EspG: protein MTIFGGPAERAPISLSAEEFDVLWERLGLGPMPLVIKVPSPGKTHAERAELERRVWHAVDSRGLGNPRGLEPGLDHLLRLFVRPEREVDGRLWLGKSLRVLAVANGDDGAIATLTESGLTFRAVSGTGLASGVVGMLPQHPAGTGHSVTMPSADLEAAVQGTDGSPRQLEQALRSHGLRQEDAEAVVKMFTGLVHTGNFGAAARDRYNKRCRPDRVVAFFDTEEGRFLQQRRTTGGTPWSTFTPTDTRRLTHQVEQLLGEAVTAAKQQ from the coding sequence GTGACGATTTTCGGGGGACCGGCCGAGCGGGCGCCGATCTCGCTGTCGGCCGAGGAGTTCGACGTCCTCTGGGAACGGCTCGGCCTCGGCCCCATGCCGTTGGTGATCAAGGTGCCGTCGCCGGGCAAGACCCACGCCGAACGCGCCGAACTCGAACGCCGCGTCTGGCACGCCGTCGACAGCCGGGGCCTGGGCAACCCGCGCGGCCTCGAACCGGGACTCGACCACCTCCTGCGCCTGTTCGTCCGACCCGAACGCGAGGTCGACGGTCGGCTCTGGCTGGGCAAGAGCCTCCGCGTGCTCGCGGTCGCCAACGGCGACGACGGCGCCATCGCCACCCTCACCGAGAGCGGCCTGACGTTCCGGGCCGTGTCGGGCACGGGCCTGGCGAGCGGGGTCGTCGGCATGCTCCCGCAGCACCCGGCGGGCACCGGCCACTCGGTGACCATGCCCAGCGCCGACCTCGAAGCCGCCGTCCAGGGCACGGACGGTTCCCCGCGTCAGCTCGAACAGGCCCTGCGCTCGCACGGCCTGCGGCAGGAGGACGCCGAGGCCGTGGTCAAGATGTTCACCGGCCTGGTGCACACCGGGAACTTCGGTGCCGCCGCGCGCGACCGCTACAACAAGCGCTGCCGCCCGGACCGCGTGGTCGCGTTCTTCGACACCGAGGAAGGCCGGTTCCTGCAACAGCGCCGCACCACGGGCGGTACGCCGTGGAGCACGTTCACCCCGACCGACACGCGCCGGCTGACCCACCAGGTCGAGCAACTGCTCGGCGAGGCCGTCACCGCCGCCAAGCAGCAGTGA